Genomic DNA from Cucumis melo cultivar AY chromosome 10, USDA_Cmelo_AY_1.0, whole genome shotgun sequence:
ttatttgtgttttgttatttattgtggaaaaatttaactacaattTCATAGGGTTGATTTTATACTTGTATtgtacttattttattttgttttgtttattttaccTTACTATGAATGTTAAAACCAACATGTTAGTTTGATTTGATTTCTTTTACTCTACTCAATGTTTTTATGACTTGCTTCAagattccattttttttaagtaataaTAAATGGTGGAGGAGCTAAGAAAGGCTGtgagaaatttgagttttgaagagaaaaacgaataaaattagtttttaatttggGTCAAGTGTGTTGATTGGGTTCATGCATTTGCGTAAAagatttatagaataaattaccaagatttcttgattatttataatttaattaatatgatgaAGAGCCTGgtcatttaaatataaaagtcACATTATCATTCCATTAACGAATTGATGAAATTCTAACGATATGAATCAAAGTAAAGTTTTGTTAAGATTTATGTACCAAAATAGAACCACAAACCAAAATAGGATCTAaaccaagaaaaataaaaatgattaatATGGAATAATTTACATGAGAGTAACTTGAATTTTGGCAATAGTCCCTATCAAAATATGAAGATGGATATTCATCTAAATCTTGTAggtatctttttttctttttttgagtAGGATGAGAGAATTGAGCCTAGAATCTTTTGGTTCTCAATATATACAGATAGCAAATTGAACTAAGCTTTTGATGACTTAGTTAAACTTTTTGTTGTCTTCTTGTGATGTAGCCTCAAATTTTGGTGTGAAGGGCAAAATTCATAAACTTGTTTGAGCTTAAATCCTTCATTTGaattaaaatgattttaaattattattttgtttggaatgagaaagatttgaaatgaatgtatttaaaattttatggtTGAATGgtaatagaaaaagaaaatgaaaattaagaaTTTTCTAATATAAATTTTTATCTGCGAATTTGTTAATCTAAAATTAGAAAGGATGAGGccaattatataatttaatcCGACCATTTTGGTACAGAAAAGTTTTTAAATAAGAATAACACTTTTCATCAAAATTCCTTCAAATCCTAAGCTTCCAAGCATAAGAGAAGCGGCGAAATTTGTTAAACTAAAGGTTgatttctattttatttgttctttcttttggCCACTGTGCTTGTATATTTATCTCAATTtctcttccttaatttctttaCCCACTGCCGCTATGTTTTGAATAGGAACACGAAGAATGCCGGCATGACGGTTGAGTATTTCACAACTCGGAATGTTACAACGCTTCTTTAGCCTTCCTCGAGCCTTCTCCCATCTCACAGGTTCTTTACTTCAAATGGGGCACCGGATGTCTTATTCCACATATGCTTCACATCCCCCACTCTCCGACCTCCATCAAACCATGCCCTCAGTACAGTTTATTTCGTTACATTCGTGCTGTTATCTCATGGGACTTTTTAGGAACATTCATACTCTCATCAAGTTCCATGGGTTGCTTATAGTACACGGCCTTATCGGTAATCTTCTTTGTGACACGAAGTTGGTTGGTGTTTATGGCGCACTTGGGGATGTGAGGTCTGCTCGAATGGTGTTCGATCAAATGCCTGACCCCGATTTTTATGCGTGGAAGGTGATGATCAGGTGGTATTTTTTGAATGACTTGTTTGTGGATGTTATTCCATTCTATAATTGCATGAGAATGTCTTTTAGAGAATGCGATAACATAATTTTTTCGATTATTTTGAAAGCCTGTAGCGAATTGCGTGAAATTGATGAAGGCAGAAAGGTCCATTGTCAGATTGTGAAGGTGGGGGGTCCGGATAGCTTTGTAATGACTGGTTTGATAGATATGTATGGTAAATGTAGGCAGGTTGAGTGCTCAAGTGCTGTGTTCGAAGAAATTATGGATAAAAATGTGGTTTCATGGACTTCAATGATTGCGGGATATGTACAAAATAATTGTGCGGAGGAGGGTCTAGTTTTATTCAATCGGATGAGAGATGCATTGGTTGAAAGCAACCCATTCACTTTAGGAAGCATAATAAATGCGTGTACAAAATTAAGAGCTTTACATCAAGGGAAATGGGTGCATGGCTATGCCATTAAGAACATTGTTGAATTTAGCTCTTTCTTGGCGACTACTTTTTTGGACATGTATGTTAAATGTGGGCAAACTAGAGATGCTCGCATGATATTTGATGAACTACCTACTATTGATCTTGTTTCATGGACTGCAATGATTGTTGGATATACCCAAGCTAGCCAACCTAACGATGGATTGAGGCTCTTTGCTGATGAAATAAGGTCAGATCTCTTACCTAATTCTGTCACTGCTGCAAGTGTTCTTTCAGCGTGTTCGGTTTCTGGTAATTTGAATTTAGGAATGTCAGTTCATGGACTTGGGATAAAACTTGGGCTGGAAGAGTGTGCAGTGAAGAATGCTCTTATTGACATGTATGCTAAATGCCATAAGATTGGCGATGCTTATGTTATATTTCATGGGGTTTTGGAAAAAGATGTGATTACTTGGAACTCTATGATATCTGGGTATGCTCAGAGTGGATCTGCTTATGATGCCCTCCGTCTCTTTAATCAAATGAGATCATACTCCCTTGCACCTGATGCAATAACACTGGTGAGCACCCTTTCAGCATCTGCCACCCTAGGTGCTGTACAGGTCGGTTCATCACTTCATGCTTATTCGGTTAAAGAAGGCTTATTTTCTAATCTTTACATTGGCACTGCACTTTTGAACTTTTATGCTAAATGCGGTGATGCTAAATCAGCACGAACTGTGTTCGACAGTATGGGAGATAAGAATATTATCACGTGGAGTGCAATGATAGGTGGTTATGGAGTGCAGGGCGATGGAAGCGGATCCCTTTCTATTTTCTCTGACATGTTGAAGGAGGATTTGAAACCCAATGAAGTAATTTTTACCACAATATTATCTGCTTGTAGCTCTTCGGGAATGGTTGAAGAGGGATGGAGGTATTTCAAATCTATGATTCAGGATTATAACTTTGTTCCTTCCATGAAACATTATGCCTGTATGGTTGATCTTTTAGCCCGATCAGGTAGACTGGATGAAGCATTGGACTTCATTAAGAAAATGCCAGTTCAACCAGACGTTAGTTTGTATGGAGCTTTCCTTCATGGATGTGGATTATACTCGAGGTTCGATCTCGGAGAAGTCGTAGTCAGGGAAATGCTACAGCTACATCCAAATGAAGCTTGCTATTATGTGCTCTTATCTAACCTTTATGCTTCAGATGGGAAATGGGGTCAAGTTAATGAGGTGAGAGATTTGATGCTGCAGAGAGGTTTGAACAAAGTCCCAGGGTATAGCCTAGTAGAAAGTAATGCAGGTGTGCTATTTCATTAGCTGAAGCCACTTGTGTGGCTcatatcactacaagaaatggGACTTTTAATAGCCCTTGAAGCCCATTTTAAATTGGgctattgaaaagaaaaaaaaaacaaaaagtggGAAATAGAAAAGAACCATTATCCTGTCTAAATATTTTCCCTTTAGAGCCCTTTCACGATTTCTCATCTTCTTTTGCTCAAGCAAACGCGCGCAACATACACCCTCAAAATGACGATTTCTCATCTCTTTTGCTGCGATACCCTCCCTCTCACGACTGCCGTTCAACCGACGATGAGGAGACTTTCATCTCTGTCCATTGTCTCTCTGTTCGTCATCTCTTTGTTTGTTGTCTCTGTTCCTCGTCGTCTCTACAAGGCAACTCACCGTCGTCCACATGGGTTTTGCTTAGGGTTTTTCGTCTACCAGCTTGTCTCTCTATTGCTATTAGACACTTGAAGCTAATGATTCGAGGTtagtcttcttcttcctttcttctacATCGTTTTTATGATGAGAGCATTGAGTGGAATATCAGTCTCAGTATATAAACTCTTTTCATCATTCCAAACTCTGAAATATAATTGTTGACCTAAATAATTTCTCCACCATATTGTAGATCTTAAGTTCCACATCCTTTGCTGACCTCCGTTTGTCTCCAACGACCTCTGCTGACTATCTCTTTGCATCAACAACAAGGTAAATTTCTTGCTCATTTTTAGTGTTTTATTTTAGtgttccttttctcttttctaacTACTCTTGAAGtttgttttctatttaaaaGTTGTGGATCTGTGGTTGACTTCTGTTATTCTTGGTGTTTTAGCAATGTTAAAGAATTTGGAAGGATCAAATTGTATACAAACTGGTTATACCTGTTGATTGTGTAGTTATTAAACCATGAAGATTCTTGATTTTGTATCCTACTGTAGATTATGGTTGTCAGACGCTTTATTGCTATCGTGCCTTGATTTAAGTGTGTATGCTTTGTAATCTTTGTATTCAAATTAAGTAAAGACCAGTCATATGTATGATTTGGGTGCACATAAATGTAACCTCGGCTTCGATATAATCCATGGTTTTAACTAATGATCACCTAATGCAGAAACATACTTGAAATTAGAATAGTATGGGGTGGAGTAGCTAAAATAAAAGGAAGTACTTGCAAAATTAGATAATGGTGATTAAATAGATTGAgtatatgtattatgtattatgaACTTTTGCCTGTGATTATGTGTGGCATATAACACGATAAATTCACAACGTTCATAAAATCGAGATGACATTTGATTCAAGAGAATACCGTTCTCGGATTGGAGGTGTTTCTTGATGTAGAACTTTTGCCTTCATATTATAGAAAAGACTAATTTCTTTAGCCTATAATTTGTTTGCTTTAGTCGGATGTAATATTGATTAGAGCACATTTCTTAGCTGAGTTCGAATGTTTGAATATTCTTTCTTCTACATGTTGTgtcctttttgttttttcctttttggtcAACCGTAGTGTGAAATTTGAAACAATGGAGAAAATATTCATAACTTTTGCTACatattctttatttcttcattgCATGATGTTGGTATCTACAAAAATACATGGAATCAACATTTATTCCTAAAAAAATCAATCAGGGAGATTATTTGTTCCTTTTTAACCATTCCTTTATCAGTTCGTACTGTGCTACAGAAGATGTTGCAAAGATTGGTACAGAATTTGTTATGATACAATATAGAACGGTTTTTGTTAGAATTAGGGGCTTAGCCCATTGAGAAGATTTATTgtaaatattctttccttttttatctttttgtacttttctatttattccctcttgtacctattgtatgattatcagaaaataataaaactaaaagcatcgtggtttttctcctaGTTCTCGGGTTTCCATGTAAGCCGGTTTCGTGTTTATTagtttcaatatggtatcagagagAAGTAacaacgaaaccctagaaaaaaGTTTAGGAAACACCCAGTCCAAAACAGAAGCTGCCGTTGCCATGGAAAAACTACTCCAACAGATTCAGTTGCCGTCGATCTATCCAATGCGCCAACCCTTGCCGCCGTTCGCGCAACCTTCCGGCTAAAAACCACTTCATGCATCGCTGTCTGTTAATCTCACTGTCCATCCCATTCGTTTCTATGCGCCGTCGCTTGTCCAACCGTCTCACCCTTCCGGTCATTCGCCGCCACACGTGCCCGCCCATTGCCGCCGGACAACAACCTTCAAAACTGTAAAATCTTTACAGCAATGCAAATCTGTTCGTCGACCCTTTATAGCAACCTTTCTTCTATAGGAATGGGGCTGACCAACGCCGTAACAGATCGGGGATTGAAGCGGACGAGTCATCGGTACCTCAGGTTATGGACACCATATGTTTGTGGTCTCGGGATTAACCAAACCTACAGGAGAGTTGTTTTTGAAGTTGGAGCATCCTTGGCACTGACCAATctaccgatgtattccaagaacctgGTAATTTCGCTTCCTAATGtgccttcaaattatataactaactTTGCTGCCTTTAGTGCTCGATCCTTGACCCTTGATAATGAAAAGAATAATGGGAAACCAATTCTCGtttgtgagcactgcaagaaacaatggtataccaaggatcagtgttggaaactccacaaTCGGCCCCCAAGAGGTAACAAACGTTCCTCCAACGAGCAACAAAACTTTGGGCATATCAATGTTAGGGAGATTGCCAGTACTCTCTGCCAACTGGCCCTACTGCTAGCCAGACCAGTTCTCTTACTCTAAGcgccattgctcagtcaggtatgtcTCAGTCCCTTGGCCTTATTAGTGTTGATAggaagaatccctggatttTGGACTCAGGAGCCACAGATCACTTGACAAGTTTCTCAGAGCACTTTGTCTCTTATACCCCTTGTGCCGGTAATGAGAAAATCCGAATAGTCGACGACTCTTTAGCCCCGATTCTGGGAAAGGACAAATAATTCTCTTTGACCGTTTCTCCCTCCGAAATGTTTTGCATGTGCCTAAgctttcttacaatttgttatctatcagTAAGATCACTCGTGAGCTTCACTGTATCTGTTTACTTTCAAAACTTGAGTTCGGGGAGGACGATTGACACTGCCTggcatagcaggggactttacatccttgatgatgataccttcGGAGTAGTATCTCTACGACTAGTTTACTGTCTTCCTATTTTAGTACTTATGAACTTGACTTTATGTGTCATTTTCGGTTAGGTCACCCGAACTTtatttatatgaaatatttgtttctCCATCTCTTTCCTAAAATAGATGTATTGAATAGAATTTACAGTAGAAGTGAATTGAGGAATTCTCAATTCATAGTACAATCTCTCTTGTTCTTCTGTCTCTCAAGAAGTAACAAGTTGCAACTCAAATTCTCACCCAAAAACTAATTACACTTCCCGCCCAAACTAACTACTATTTATACTAAAGTTAACCAACTTAATCACTACTAATTGACTGCCCTGCTTCACATGCTTCATATGTGCGACTTCCCTTTCTTTCTCCTACTATAATGGAATCTAATAGGAGGTCTATCATTACTCCCCCTCTctaaattcaccttgtcctcaaggtaaAAATCAGGGTAAAGTCGCTGCATATCTTCATAGCTTTCCCAGGTAGCTTCATGCCTCGACAACCCTTCCCAACTTCCAACTTTGTTCTGATAACTGAGGATCTCTTTAGGCTTTGCTTTCCATTTATAATTTTCATTTACATACTAAATAGTAGGTTGTATATTCGTGTGCTCAGCCACCAATTTCTTCAATTGTGAGACATAAAATACAGGATGAATGGAAGTATTTTCTGGAAGATCAAGCTTGTAAGCCACCGAATCAACTTTCTCTAAGATCTTATAGGGCTCGAAATTTTTTGGAGAAAGCTTGTTGTTCCTTTTTCTCCTCACTGTCTGTAGGGTCTAAATTACAAGAAAACCAAATCTCCAACTTGGTACAAAACATCCCTTCTCTTGCGGTCAGCATACTTCTTCATTTGGTCTTGAGCTAAACGTAAATGTTCATGCTGCCAAAGCAATCTCTCTTTCCCTTAACTGTTCATCCATGTAGAATTAATGGTTTCACCATCACCATAAGACAATAAAGATGGAGGCTTTTGACTATAGACCACTAGAAAAGGAGTTACACCTAGTGTCCTTTGAAATATGGTATTATACCAAAATTCAGCCCATGGTAACCAATTAACCCACTCTTTGGGTTTCTCACTGCAAAAACATCTAAGATATGTCTCCACCCCTCTGTTTACTACCTCTATTTGATCGTTTGATTGCGGATGGTAGGCTTTTGTTCAACTTTGTATCGGACATTAACATTTTCTTCTAAAAATGACTAAGGAAAATTTTATCCCTATCCGAAACAATAGATGTAGGGAAACCATGGAATTTAACTATCTCTCTCACAAAAAGTTCTGCTACTGCTCTAGCTGTATAAGGATGTTTAAGGGGCAAAAAATGACCACATTTGCTTAAATGGTCCACCACCACCAATATCACCTCATATCCCTTAGCCCTTGACAGTCCATCCACGAAATCCATGGATATATCACTCTATAATTTATTGTGGAATTTCTAACGGTACCAACAAGCCAGTTGGAGACAAAGCcaatgttttgttttgttgacATGTCAAACATTCTAAACCAAATACCTCCCGTCTTTCTGGTCTCTTAACTCCTTCAATTCAACTATCACTTTTTGAAGTTTTAAGTCATTTTCCACTTCCTCCTTGATAGATTTTAGATCAATCAAGACTGGTATTGATATGCCACACAACTGTATATTTGGTGGTTTCCTCGACAAGGCATCTGCAGCTTTATTTTCAAGATCCGACTTATAAATCACCTCAAATGAGTACTTCCCTTTGCTCTAGCAGGAATTTCAACGATCTTTGGTCAGTCTTAACAAGGAATTTCGTTCCCAATAGGTACGACCTCCGCCTTTGTACAACAAGAACAACTGGCATCAATTCTCTTTCGTAAATTGGTCGTGCCCTGTCTCTCATTGCCAGTGTATGACTGTAGAAGGCTATTGGGCGTTTAGACTGAATCAAGATAGCATCAACACCATAACCTAATGCATCCGTTTCAATCTCAAACGGTTGATCAAAATTTGGCAGTGCTAAAACAGGGAGGGACATCATTGCTTTCTTCAATCTTTCAAATGCTTCTTCAGCCTCCTCATTCCACTTAAACCCCCCTTTCTTAAGTAGCTGAGTTAGAGGTGCTACTATGGAACCATACTGCTGCACAAACCTTCTATAATAACCAGTTAACCCAAGGAACCCTCAGACTCCCCTGATGTTAGTTGGCTTCGGCCATTCAGCTATAGACTCGATCTCTTTCGGATCAACCTCAAGACCTTCTCCAGAAATAACATGCCCCAAATACTCAATTTTTGACTGagcaaaattatatttttttctattagcaTACATCTCATGTTTCCTTAGAATAGAAAAAACCAGCTCCACGTGTTTCACACGCTCCTCCACATTCTTACTGTAAATTAGAATGTTATCAAAAAACACCAACACAAACTTTCTTAGGTGTGGTTTGAAAATGACATTCATTAACGCTTGAAATGTGGCTGGCGCATTCGTTAGCCTAAAAGGCATAACTAGAAACTCATAGTGTCCCTCATGAGTCCTAAATGCAGTCTTTTCAATGTCTTCATCAACCATCTGAATCTGATGATAGCCAGATTTCAAATCGATCTTAGAGAATAGAGATGCTCCACACAATTCATCGAACAACTCTTCAACCGTTGGTATAAGAAATTTATCCGGAATTGTAAAATTGGTCCACACAATGGTGGGACTGAATTTATCTGGACTGAATGAGTTGTCCATTTCCTATACCGGCGACAGTGCAACTTATGTGGTGCAACTTATCTTGGATCTCCTTTGATGCAAATTTGCTTTCCATGACTAGTAAATGTCAATGACAAATTTTTCCAATCAACCATAGTCACTCCTAAAGAATAGAGGCATTCCCATAATAATATCTACTCCTCCCAGTTCTAAGGGTAAGAAATCCTCCCTCACAGTCCAATCCTTTCGCTGTACTTCCAAGGCTTCACAAATCCCCTTGCCATGAACAGCTGTTCCTGAACCCAATATTACCCGTAATGTGCTCTCTTTGGTGGGTAATTGTAGCTCCTTCACCAGTTTATTAGAAATAAAGTTGTGGGTGGCTCCCCAATCTATTAATATCACAACTTCCTCTTCTTGTAGTTTTCCCCTTTCCTTCATAGTCCCAGGGTCATTCAGTCCCACCATTGAGTTAATGGGCAGCTCCACATAAGTTGCACTGTCTCATTTTACTTCCAACCTAGATAACTCTTTTCCTTTAGGCTCATTCTCTTCAATGATCTCATATTCTTCACTTTCATTCACCACTACAAACATTCTTAGTTCGCGCTGCTCCATTTTACATTTGTGATCGGCTGAGTACTTTTCGTTACACCTGAAGCATAATCCATTCTTTTTCCTTGCTTGAAACTCAGCATTGGGTAAATGCTTTGAGGTTCCTTCTTTACGTACTTCACCAGTGTTAGAGTTATTGCCCTTATTAGAAACGTAGTGTTCCCTTTATTTTCACCCACAGAGTAACTTGCACTTGATTTATTACTGATTGCAGATTGAGGTTAGAACGGAAATCAGTAACAATGAAGCTGAACCAGGTCATGCAGAGAAACTTGACAAGTATGATCCCTTTCTTGATCTTCCTATTACACTGAGAAAAGATACTAGGTCCTGTACAAAGCACTCCATATCTAATTATGCAGGCTCCTTATGAGGAACGCATGAAAGTTGTCAAA
This window encodes:
- the LOC103496696 gene encoding pentatricopeptide repeat-containing protein At2g03380, mitochondrial isoform X3, giving the protein MLQRFFSLPRAFSHLTGSLLQMGHRMSYSTYASHPPLSDLHQTMPSVQFISLHSCCYLMGLFRNIHTLIKFHGLLIVHGLIGNLLCDTKLVGVYGALGDVRSARMVFDQMPDPDFYAWKVMIRWYFLNDLFVDVIPFYNCMRMSFRECDNIIFSIILKACSELREIDEGRKVHCQIVKVGGPDSFVMTGLIDMYGKCRQVECSSAVFEEIMDKNVVSWTSMIAGYVQNNCAEEGLVLFNRMRDALVESNPFTLGSIINACTKLRALHQGKWVHGYAIKNIVEFSSFLATTFLDMYVKCGQTRDARMIFDELPTIDLVSWTAMIVGYTQASQPNDGLRLFADEIRSDLLPNSVTAASVLSACSVSGNLNLGMSVHGLGIKLGLEECAVKNALIDMYAKCHKIGDAYVIFHGVLEKDVITWNSMISGYAQSGSAYDALRLFNQMRSYSLAPDAITLVSTLSASATLGAVQVGSSLHAYSVKEGLFSNLYIGTALLNFYAKCGDAKSARTVFDSMGDKNIITWSAMIGGYGVQGDGSGSLSIFSDMLKEDLKPNEVIFTTILSACSSSGMVEEGWR
- the LOC103496696 gene encoding pentatricopeptide repeat-containing protein At2g03380, mitochondrial isoform X2; translation: MLQRFFSLPRAFSHLTGSLLQMGHRMSYSTYASHPPLSDLHQTMPSVQFISLHSCCYLMGLFRNIHTLIKFHGLLIVHGLIGNLLCDTKLVGVYGALGDVRSARMVFDQMPDPDFYAWKVMISELREIDEGRKVHCQIVKVGGPDSFVMTGLIDMYGKCRQVECSSAVFEEIMDKNVVSWTSMIAGYVQNNCAEEGLVLFNRMRDALVESNPFTLGSIINACTKLRALHQGKWVHGYAIKNIVEFSSFLATTFLDMYVKCGQTRDARMIFDELPTIDLVSWTAMIVGYTQASQPNDGLRLFADEIRSDLLPNSVTAASVLSACSVSGNLNLGMSVHGLGIKLGLEECAVKNALIDMYAKCHKIGDAYVIFHGVLEKDVITWNSMISGYAQSGSAYDALRLFNQMRSYSLAPDAITLVSTLSASATLGAVQVGSSLHAYSVKEGLFSNLYIGTALLNFYAKCGDAKSARTVFDSMGDKNIITWSAMIGGYGVQGDGSGSLSIFSDMLKEDLKPNEVIFTTILSACSSSGMVEEGWRYFKSMIQDYNFVPSMKHYACMVDLLARSGRLDEALDFIKKMPVQPDVSLYGAFLHGCGLYSRFDLGEVVVREMLQLHPNEACYYVLLSNLYASDGKWGQVNEVRDLMLQRGLNKVPGYSLVESNAGVLFH
- the LOC103496696 gene encoding pentatricopeptide repeat-containing protein At2g03380, mitochondrial isoform X1, whose protein sequence is MLQRFFSLPRAFSHLTGSLLQMGHRMSYSTYASHPPLSDLHQTMPSVQFISLHSCCYLMGLFRNIHTLIKFHGLLIVHGLIGNLLCDTKLVGVYGALGDVRSARMVFDQMPDPDFYAWKVMIRWYFLNDLFVDVIPFYNCMRMSFRECDNIIFSIILKACSELREIDEGRKVHCQIVKVGGPDSFVMTGLIDMYGKCRQVECSSAVFEEIMDKNVVSWTSMIAGYVQNNCAEEGLVLFNRMRDALVESNPFTLGSIINACTKLRALHQGKWVHGYAIKNIVEFSSFLATTFLDMYVKCGQTRDARMIFDELPTIDLVSWTAMIVGYTQASQPNDGLRLFADEIRSDLLPNSVTAASVLSACSVSGNLNLGMSVHGLGIKLGLEECAVKNALIDMYAKCHKIGDAYVIFHGVLEKDVITWNSMISGYAQSGSAYDALRLFNQMRSYSLAPDAITLVSTLSASATLGAVQVGSSLHAYSVKEGLFSNLYIGTALLNFYAKCGDAKSARTVFDSMGDKNIITWSAMIGGYGVQGDGSGSLSIFSDMLKEDLKPNEVIFTTILSACSSSGMVEEGWRYFKSMIQDYNFVPSMKHYACMVDLLARSGRLDEALDFIKKMPVQPDVSLYGAFLHGCGLYSRFDLGEVVVREMLQLHPNEACYYVLLSNLYASDGKWGQVNEVRDLMLQRGLNKVPGYSLVESNAGVLFH